Proteins encoded by one window of Juglans regia cultivar Chandler chromosome 15, Walnut 2.0, whole genome shotgun sequence:
- the LOC109002985 gene encoding ferredoxin-thioredoxin reductase, variable chain, chloroplastic, with protein sequence MTGPTPITAVSLLSPPAAPISSRSLSSLPSTVHTTGRTGNHCTKPATTTNMKSSTPWCSSMNVTSLAVSAAVSPGITAPQHLNIRRRKRTISCEISLESDSTTVTRASSEEAKIGARVRVKVPLKVHHVPRLPEVDLTGMEGELKQYVGLWKGRRISANLPYKVEFLTEIQGRGPVKFFAHLKEDEFEYL encoded by the coding sequence ATGACGGGACCAACACCAATTACAGCCGTGTCTTTACTCTCTCCACCTGCAGCACCCATCTCTTCTCGATCACTATCCTCTCTTCCTTCTACCGTACACACTACTGGTAGAACAGGCAATCACTGCACGAAACCGGCGACGACGACGAATATGAAGTCTTCTACTCCTTGGTGTTCTTCTATGAATGTTACTTCCTTAGCAGTTTCGGCTGCAGTTTCACCCGGCATTACTGCTCCCCAACACCTCAACAtccgaagaagaaaaaggacgATTTCTTGTGAGATCTCTCTCGAATCAGATTCCACAACGGTGACAAGAGCATCATCTGAGGAGGCTAAGATCGGTGCCAGGGTTAGGGTTAAGGTGCCATTGAAGGTGCACCATGTTCCCAGGCTGCCGGAGGTGGATTTGACTGGTATGGAAGGTGAGCTCAAGCAGTATGTTGGACTTTGGAAGGGTAGGAGAATATCCGCGAATCTGCCTTACAAGGTTGAGTTCCTTACCGAAATCCAAGGCCGCGGCCCTGTCAAGTTCTTTGCCCATCTCAAGGAAGACGAGTTCGAATACCTCTAA
- the LOC109002975 gene encoding sphingoid long-chain bases kinase 1, which yields MQKSASLSRHSNSVNTPSSLRLITPQQSLRRLGLCSQIATGGQHSSPIVFPEKRNKAKASTRRSSEVSAGGTAPAAPADDPDKAKTFEHRIDIGGPAAAGGDEKSDLLGCAVFSGKLVWDKRKTSSENTTHAQQTSTTDITSQEAVDAKLTSRALVWSSHMLNLDDVVSVSYNVGLRHFTVHSYPLKKGSRCLSCLIKPRRSRKDFRFFAPTMEEAVGWVAGFADQQCFVNCLPHPLVSSKKQASSELLPPDTPPELLFKCKNPPKMLVILNPRSGRGRSSKVFHGIVEPIFKLAGFKLEVINTTSAGHARKLASSVDIDTCPDGIICVGGDGIINEVLNGLLTRDNQKEGISIPIGIIPAGSDNSLVWTVLGVRDPVSAAMAIVKGGLTATDVFAIEWIQRGVIHFGMTVSYFGFLSDVLELSEKYQKRFGPLRYFVAGFLKFLCLPKYNYEVEYLPASKEDREGNFTTEREVVDISELYTDIMRRSSKDGIPRASSLSSIDSIMTPSRMSGGDLDTTCSSTHASTEPSEYVRGLDPKAKRLSSGRSNVTAETEVIHPQLPLSTTPNWPRTRSKMRADKGWTGLTATNDTSRCSWTNAATNDKEDISSTLSDPGPIWDSEPKWDIEPNWDVENPIELPGPSDDVETGMRREVMPPCEDKWVFTKGQYLGILVCNHACRTVQSSQVVAPKSEHDDNTMDLLLVHGSGRLRLLRFFILLQLGRHLSLPYVEYVKVKSVKIKPGKHTHNGCGIDGELFPLNEQVISSLLPEQCRLIGRFRSHHV from the exons ATGCAGAAGAGTGCGAGTCTTTCCAGGCATAGCAATAGTGTTAATACACCATCGTCTTTGAGACTGATTACTCCTCAACAGTCTCTGAGGCGCTTGGGTTTGTGTTCCCAAATAGCCACGGGGGGCCAGCATTCCTCCCCCATTGTCTTCCCCGAGAAACGTAACAAGGCCAAGGCTTCTACACGCCGTAGCAGCGAGGTCAGTGCCGGTGGCACCGCCCCAGCAGCTCCTGCTGATGACCCGGACAAAGCCAAGACCTTCGAGCACAGGATTGACATTGGAGGACCCGCAGCTGCAGGAGGAGATGAGAAGTCTGATTTGTTGGGATGTGCGGTCTTCTCCGGAAAGCTGGTTTGGGATAAGAGGAAGACTTCTTCTGAGAATACTACTCATGCACAGCAAACCTCTACTACTGATATTACCAGCCAGGAAGCCGTCGATGCCAAGCTTACCAGCAGGGCTTTAGTTTGGAGTTCTCACATGCTGAATCTTGATGACGTCGTATCT GTTTCCTACAATGTTGGTCTCAGACATTTTACTGTGCATTCATATCCATTAAAGAAGGGTTCGCGTTGCCTCTCTTGTCTTATCAAACCACGAAGAAGTCGCAAGGATTTTCGCTTCTTTGCTCCTACCATGGAAGAAGCAGTTGGATGGGTTGCTGGGTTTGCAGATCAGCAGTGTTTTGTAAATTGTTTGCCTCACCCTTTGGTTTCTTCAAAGAAGCAGGCTTCTTCAGAATTACTTCCACCCGATACTCCTCCCGAATTACTCTTCAAATGTAAGAATCCGCCAAAAATGCTTGTGATATTAAACCCACGCTCTGGACGTGGTCGTTCTAGTAAAGTTTTCCATGGCATCGTGGAACCAATATTTAAG CTTGCAGGGTTTAAATTGGAGGTCATAAACACCACATCTGCCGGCCATGCTAGAAAACTTGCATCCAGTGTTGATATCGACACTTGTCCTGATG GCATCATATGTGTTGGAGGTGATGGTATAATTAATGAG GTTCTAAATGGTCTACTTACTAGGGACAACCAGAAAGAGGGAATTTCTATACCCATTGGAATTATACCTGCTGGTTCTGATAATTCATTAGTTTGGACTGTTCTTGGAGTCAGAGATCCTGTTTCTGCTGCAATGGCTATTGTGAAG GGAGGTCTTACAGCTACAGATGTTTTTGCCATTGAGTGGATTCAGAGAGGTGTTATTCACTTCGGGATGACAGTCTCATATTTTGGTTTTCTCAGTGATG TACTAGAACTTTCTGAGAAATATCAGAAGCGCTTTGGTCCTCTGCGATATTTTGTTGCTGGGTTTCTCAAGTTTTTATGCTTGCCAAAGTACAACTATGAAGTGGAATATCTTCCAGCATCCAAAGAGGATCGTGAGGGAAACTTCACAACCGAGCGGGAAGTAGTTGACATATCAGAACTGTACACAGACATTATGAGGAGATCAAGCAAAGATGGCATTCCCAGAGCCTCTAGTCTATCTAGCATTGACTCAATAATGACCCCTAGTCGAATGTCTGGTGGAGACTTGGATACTACATGTAGTAGCACTCATGCTAGCACTGAACCATCTGAGTATGTACGTGGCCTGGATCCAAAAGCAAAACGCCTGTCATCTGGGAGGAGCAACGTAACAGCAGAGACAGAAGTTATTCATCCTCAGCTACCCCTATCAACCACTCCAAACTGGCCAAGAACCAGGTCGAAGATGAGGGCTGATAAAGGATGGACTGGATTGACTGCCACAAATGATACCTCTAGATGTTCTTGGACGAATGCTGCAACCAATGATAAGGAGGATATTTCGTCTACACTATCTGATCCAGGCCCAATATGGGACAGTGAACCAAAGTGGGATATTGAGCCTAATTGGGATGTAGAAAATCCAATTGAATTGCCGGGGCCATCTGACGATGTAGAAACAGGAATGAGGAGGGAAGTCATGCCTCCATGTGAAGATAAATGGGTTTTCACAAAAGGACAATATCTTGGCATTCTGGTTTGCAACCATGCATGCAGAACTGTTCAGAGTTCTCAGGTGGTGGCACCAAAATCTGAGCACGATGACAACACCATGGATTTGCTCTTGGTTCATGGAAGTGGGCGGTTGAGACTGTTGAGATTTTTCATACTGCTGCAGTTGGGTCGACACCTTTCACTGCCCTATGTTGAATATGTAAAG GTAAAGTCAGTGAAGATTAAGCCTGGAAAGCACACTCACAATGGCTGCGGCATTGATGGTGAGCTTTTTCCACTCAATGAACAAGTAATTTCTTCTTTGCTTCCAGAACAGTGCAGACTTATTGGTCGCTTCCGAAGCCACCATGTATAA